The genome window GCGCGATCGTGATCGGTGTCGATCTTCCCCAGTACCGTGCGGCCCTCGACAAGCACGACGGCGAATGCCTGTACCTCCTGAGCGAGATCGAAGCGCTCAGCCAGCAGGTCCAGCGCCAGCTCGGCGTCGAGCGCTACTTCTCTCCGATCATGGCCGGACTGGGTGAAGGCGGCACGCTGGTGACGGCCGCGCTGGCCCAGACTCCGGATGCGACCGTGGCCGGGTCCGTGGCGGTCGATCCCACCGAGACGCTGCGCACGCGGCTGCCGCTCTGCGAGGGTGCGACGTTCTCCAAAGGCCCCTCGGGCTTCCGCTACGCCGCTGCGGAGTCGTTGCCGGGATTCCTGTCGATCGGTTTTTCGCCCGCGGCCGATGCCGCCGGTCGCAGCCACATTCTGGCGATCCAGAAGGACGGCCCCGGCATCCAGGTCGATCGCGACGAGGCGGGGGCGACCAAGCCGCTGGCAGCCGCCGAAGACGCGACGAGCCTGCTCATCGAGCTCGTCACGGCGCACCTTGCCGAGCCGCAGCCTGCGCACGCCGCTGCGGCCTACGTCGTCGAAATGCGCTCGAAGATTCAGGCTGCGCCACTGGTCATCATTCTTTCCGGTGACGGAGGATGGAGGGACCTCGACAAGACCATTGCCGGCAGCCTTCACGATCGCGGGCTGAACGTCATCGGCTGGGACAGCCTGCGCTACTTCTGGAACGAAAAGTCTCCCGACGACCTTGCCAAGGATCTCGCCGACGTGGTCACGAGCTACAGCCGCGACTGGCAGGCTCCGGCCGTGGCGCTCGTCGGCTACTCCTTCGGCGCCGACGTGATTCCGTTCGCGTACAACCGCTTCGACCAGCCGACGCGCGATCACATCAAGATGCTCTCGCTGCTCGGCCTGTCGGACGCTGCGGATTTCGAGATCCGCGTCACCGGATGGCTCGGAGGCAAGTCCTCCGACAAGGCGCTGCCGCTGCGCAACGAGATGGCGAAGATCCCGCCTGCGCTGATCCAGTGCTTCTACGGAGAGGAAGAAGACGACAGCGGGTGCCCCGCGCTGGATCCGACGAAGATCGAAGTCATCAAGACCCAGGGGGAGCACCATTTCGACGGCAACTACGAGGCGCTGGCCGGCCGCATTCTCGCCGGCCTCGCGCGCCGCGGCGTCGGACTGGCCCTGACGCCGCCACCGTTTCCGGGGTCACCCGCGCCGGCCGCGCCGTCGCCCGAATCGGTTGTGGCGTCGCCGCCCGAATCGGCTGTGGCGCCGCAGCCCGGAGCGGCCGTGGCGCCGCCGCCCGGATCGCCCGCGCCGCCCAAGCCGTAAGCTTACAGGTCGCGCAGCACGCGCTTGAGCACTTTGCCTGTCGGATTGCGCGGCAGCTCGTCGAGAAAGACGATGTCGCGCGGCACCTTGTAACGCGCGAGGTGTTCCTTGACGTACAGTTTCAGCTCCGAGTCGGTGATCGAACCGTTGTTCTCGCTGACGACGTAAGCCTTGAGCCTCTGCCCGAACTCGTCGTCCGGCACGCCGATGACCGCCGCTTCGCGCACCGCCGGATGGTCCGACAGCAGATCCTCGACTTCGCGCGGGAAGACGTTCTCGCCGCCCGAGATGATCATGTCGTCGTCACGGCCGTCGACGAACAGCAGCCCGTCGTCGTCGAAGTGCCCGACGTCGCCGCTGGACATCAGGCCGTCGATGACTTCCTTGTTGCCGCCGCCGGTATAGCCGTCGAACTGGTTGTCGTTGGCGACGAAGATGCGGCCGATGACTCCTGTGCCGACGGGGCATCCTTCCGGGTCCAGGATCCGTACCCTGGTGCCGCGGGGCGGACGGCCGGCGGTTCCAGGCGCGGCACGCAGCTCGTCGGGCATCGCGATGCTGGCCTGGGCGACCTCGGTGGAGCCGTAGAAATTGTAAACGTGATCGCCGAACGTGTTCATCCAGCGCAGCGCCAGCTCACCGGGAAGCGCCGAGCCGCTGGCCGCGACGACGCGGAGCGAGCGGCAGTCGTAGCGGCGGATCACGTCGTCTTCGAGAGCGCAGATTCGCTGCATCATCACCGGGACCACGGCGAGCACCTGCGGCTTGTGCTCGTGGATCGTCTTCAGCGTGTCCTCGGGGTCGAAGCGGTTGCGCATCACGATCGTGTTCGAGAGCATCGAACCGAGCAGCAGGTGAGCGCCGCCCCACGAGTGGAATGCCGGCGCGGCGACGTAGGACTTCTCGCCGACACGGAGCGGCATGCGGCCGAGCAGCCCGACGAGCGAATCGAGGCCGGTGCGACGCGCCTGGCGCCGCGCGCCCTTGGGCGTGCCGGTCGTTCCGGAAGTCAGGATGGTCATGCGGCCGTGCTTCGGCGGCGGCTCGACCTCGGCGGCGCTGTGCATGCGCACGAGGTCGTCCATCGTCGTGATGCCGTGATCGGCGCTCGACAGCGTGAGGATGCGCGTGCGATCTCCGGCGCCCTTCTCGATGATCGGCAGGAACTCTTCGTCGAACATCACGACACTGCAGCCCTCGCGCTCGAGGACCTCGTGCAGCTGCGGGGCGGCAAAGCCGGTGTTGATCAGCAACGCGTTCGCGCCGAGCTTGTTCAGCGCGACCGTCGCTTCGACGAAACCTCGATGGTTGCGCGCGTAAAGCCCGACCGCTTCGCCGCAGCGCACGCCGGCCGACGCGAGCCCGCGCGCGATCGCGTTGGTGCGCGCCTCGATTTCGCCGAACGTCATCGGCGGCCCCACTTCGTCGACGAGGCCGACGTCTGCGGGGCGCCTCGCTGCGGAAGAGGCAAATCCGGCAGCCGGCATCGAGCCGTACTTGCCGGCGAACTTTGCCAGGCCGCCGAGGAAGGTCGGTCGCAGGATCCCGGCTGCGCCGAGAACTTCGAATACTTCGAGGAAGCGGGCGACGGAGCCGCCCTGCCCGGTACCGCGCAGGCTCATCCGGCGCTTCCTACGCGAGCCACGCGAACAAGGGAACAGGGGGCGCGTGCCGGGCCGCTGCGGCTCCAGGACCCATTCGCAGTTTCCGCGCGTTTTTCGGGGACCTCCCGGCGGCGGGGCGGGAGTTTGATCGCCCCGCAGTCGTCTGTTATGCACGCTGGCTCGGTTGTTCACCACCCGGCCCTTTAAGGTAAGGGGTCGTAGTTCAGTCGGTTAGAACGCTGGCCTGTCACGCCAGAGGTCGCGAGTTCGAGTCTCGTCGGCCCCGCCACTTTCTTACCGGGTCGTGGGACAACGAATAGGTGCATATGCAGCAGAAGGTCACCAGAAGCCTGACGGTCGAAGAGGCGCTTGCCGCGCGCCAGTGGTACCTCATCGACGCGGACGGGCAGGTGCTCGGTCGCCTGGCCACGCGGGTCGCCGGGATTCTTCGGGGCAAGCACAACCCGGCTTTCACCCCCCACGTCGATTGCGGCGACTTCGTCGTCATCGTCAATGCGGACAAGATCCGCATCACGGGCAACAAGGCCCGGGGCAAGATCCATTACACGCACTCCGGCTATCCCGGAGGCACCAAGGCGCGGTCGGCCGGAGACATCCTGGCCAACGATCCGGCCAAGCTCGTCCGCCAGGCCGTCGTCGGCATGCTGCCGCGCAACCGCCTGGGCAGGCAGCTGGCCACCAAGCTCAAGATTTACGCCGGCGTCGAGCATCCCCACGTCGCCCAGCAGCCCCACCAGCTCGCGGTCTGATCGCCGCGCGGGAATCGACCATGGCACTTACGACCGACAACTCCCTGGCAACCGGCAAGCGAAAGTGCGCGATCGCGCGGGTCTGGGTGCGCCCGGGCGGCGGCAACATCTCGATCAACGGCCGCCAGATCGAAGACTACCTGCCGCGGCCTACGCTGCGCATGATCATCGCGCAGCCGTTCGAGCTGATCGGCAGGCCGACGGGCTACGACGTGCGAGTCACCGTCACCGGAGGCGGCGTCGCCGCGCAGGCAGGCGCGATCCGCCACGGCATCTGCCGCGCGCTCGTGGATGCAGAGCCCGAGCTTCGGCCGGCGCTCAAGCGCGCCGGGTTCCTCACGCGCGATTCGCGCGTGGTCGAGCGCAAGAAGTACGGCCGCCACAAGGCCCGCAAGCGTCCGCAGTACTCGAAGCGATAATCGCCGGGAGTCGATGATGAAAGCCACGCTCGTACGAGTGGCCGTCGTCGGTGCGACAGGCTACTCGGGAGCCGAGCTCGTCCGACTTCTCTCGCGCCACCCCAACGTCCGGATCGAAGTCGTCACTTCGGAGCAGGCCGCCGGCCGCTCCCTCGGTGACGTGCATCGAACGCTCGGCTTTCTCGGGCTCGAGCTCGAGGCCGTCGACGCCGGCGGCATCGCCCCGCGCGTCGATTTCGCGTTCACGTGCCTGCCGCACGGTGCCTCGACTCCCGTCGTCCAGACGCTGGTGGACAAGGGCGTACGGGTGATCGACGTCGGCGCGGACTTCCGCTTCCGCGACCTCGACGTCTACGCGAAATGGTACGGCGAGCACGGTGCGCCGCAGCTTGCTGCGCAGGCGGTCTACGGCCTGGTCGAGCACGCCCGGGAGAACATCGCCGGTGCACGACTGGTCGCCAATCCCGGCTGCTACCCGACGAGCGCACTGATGCCGCTTCTTCCGCTGGCACGCACTATCCGCGGCCCGGTTGTCGTCGACTCGAAGTCGGGCACGAGCGGCGCGGGCCGTGCCGCCAAGGTCGACCAGCTCTTTGCCGAGGTCACCGAAAACATCCGCCCGTACAGCGTCGGCAAGCACCGGCATCAGCCGGAGATCGCCGAGCACCTTTCCTTCGCGGCAGCGCAAAGGCACAGCGTGCTGTTCACGCCTCAGCTGCTGCCGATCGCGCGCGGCATCCTGACGACCACCTACGTGGACGTCGCCGAGGGAACCGACGTCGGTGCGCTTCTTCACGCGGC of Candidatus Binatia bacterium contains these proteins:
- a CDS encoding AcvB/VirJ family lysyl-phosphatidylglycerol hydrolase, which translates into the protein MTAYSGSIRLRRAIGKPAACIGLVLALLSGCGGGAAEPALDTGRLGRIDLRPATGPSRGLVFLFSGAQGWGAREVAAATVLSSRGAIVIGVDLPQYRAALDKHDGECLYLLSEIEALSQQVQRQLGVERYFSPIMAGLGEGGTLVTAALAQTPDATVAGSVAVDPTETLRTRLPLCEGATFSKGPSGFRYAAAESLPGFLSIGFSPAADAAGRSHILAIQKDGPGIQVDRDEAGATKPLAAAEDATSLLIELVTAHLAEPQPAHAAAAYVVEMRSKIQAAPLVIILSGDGGWRDLDKTIAGSLHDRGLNVIGWDSLRYFWNEKSPDDLAKDLADVVTSYSRDWQAPAVALVGYSFGADVIPFAYNRFDQPTRDHIKMLSLLGLSDAADFEIRVTGWLGGKSSDKALPLRNEMAKIPPALIQCFYGEEEDDSGCPALDPTKIEVIKTQGEHHFDGNYEALAGRILAGLARRGVGLALTPPPFPGSPAPAAPSPESVVASPPESAVAPQPGAAVAPPPGSPAPPKP
- a CDS encoding AMP-binding protein, whose product is MSLRGTGQGGSVARFLEVFEVLGAAGILRPTFLGGLAKFAGKYGSMPAAGFASSAARRPADVGLVDEVGPPMTFGEIEARTNAIARGLASAGVRCGEAVGLYARNHRGFVEATVALNKLGANALLINTGFAAPQLHEVLEREGCSVVMFDEEFLPIIEKGAGDRTRILTLSSADHGITTMDDLVRMHSAAEVEPPPKHGRMTILTSGTTGTPKGARRQARRTGLDSLVGLLGRMPLRVGEKSYVAAPAFHSWGGAHLLLGSMLSNTIVMRNRFDPEDTLKTIHEHKPQVLAVVPVMMQRICALEDDVIRRYDCRSLRVVAASGSALPGELALRWMNTFGDHVYNFYGSTEVAQASIAMPDELRAAPGTAGRPPRGTRVRILDPEGCPVGTGVIGRIFVANDNQFDGYTGGGNKEVIDGLMSSGDVGHFDDDGLLFVDGRDDDMIISGGENVFPREVEDLLSDHPAVREAAVIGVPDDEFGQRLKAYVVSENNGSITDSELKLYVKEHLARYKVPRDIVFLDELPRNPTGKVLKRVLRDL
- the rplM gene encoding 50S ribosomal protein L13, coding for MQQKVTRSLTVEEALAARQWYLIDADGQVLGRLATRVAGILRGKHNPAFTPHVDCGDFVVIVNADKIRITGNKARGKIHYTHSGYPGGTKARSAGDILANDPAKLVRQAVVGMLPRNRLGRQLATKLKIYAGVEHPHVAQQPHQLAV
- the argC gene encoding N-acetyl-gamma-glutamyl-phosphate reductase produces the protein MKATLVRVAVVGATGYSGAELVRLLSRHPNVRIEVVTSEQAAGRSLGDVHRTLGFLGLELEAVDAGGIAPRVDFAFTCLPHGASTPVVQTLVDKGVRVIDVGADFRFRDLDVYAKWYGEHGAPQLAAQAVYGLVEHARENIAGARLVANPGCYPTSALMPLLPLARTIRGPVVVDSKSGTSGAGRAAKVDQLFAEVTENIRPYSVGKHRHQPEIAEHLSFAAAQRHSVLFTPQLLPIARGILTTTYVDVAEGTDVGALLHAAYDGEPFVRLLEGGAMPEPRSVRGTNMVEIAWVRDAESGRVVLLSAIDNLGKGAAGQAVQNLNCMIGVPETTGLELLPALP